Genomic DNA from Pungitius pungitius chromosome 12, fPunPun2.1, whole genome shotgun sequence:
CAGAGAATGCATGGTTACGCCCTTTTCCTCAAAGACACAaacctcttcttctttgtttgatAGGATTCTTGTGTAAACTTCCAGCTCAATCCTTTGAGGAGAACCCTGTAGACGTGACAGGCCGTGACAGTCAATTGATGCACTTATTAACAATAATGATACTCGACCTCTACTTCTAGTAGTAGAATGTGGACATGAAGTGGGGCAAAGATTCCGGAATCTTTCATTGGGAATCCCTCTGGAGCTTCCTTTGTGCCGAGGTTAAAGTAGGCTGCagctttctgtctttgtgtaAAGATCTAACACATGTTATGCACTGTTGTAAAACTTTAGAGAAAGCCCAGAGTAACTACAGTGGACCACATATGCGGTCAAACTGACACGACTTTCTGGATTGTGCAATGAGCGCGGAGGTACATCTCTGTCAGCCCTTGTGCTTACCCGCTGACTCCACTGAGCAACACTGCGCCACCAAACCTTATTCTAACGTGAACGGAAGTAGTATCCCCAAATAAGGACTAGTGGGTGGAGCCACATAAATAATGAACGCGTGACCATCCTAATGCTGCATTCAGGTATTCTCGGAATTCTCTTTGAGCCAGTGGATGCATAAACATGAAAACCTACACCATGACGAATAAAAGACTAAACCATATATAGCTGAGAATACATGTAATGATGCTTATGCTATCGCAGTACCTATGCAGAGGGTCGTTTCTACCTTTGCGTTTCccaatgatttggtcaattttCCGACAGCACATGAAGGCAGCATAGCCGCGGCTAATACAGAAACGTTAGGTAGCGAGACCTTCATCGAGAGGAGAGGGTCGTGTTCTGAAGGGTTAGCCCGTAGTTTCTGTCCGTGTTCTGTGCAAAATGCTCAACCCGCAGAGGTCTCTGTCCGAGCTGCCCAAGATGTCAGCTGCCAGTCAAGTGGAAAGAGCCGTGTTGGTAAGCTGCACTGCGCTCTTAGGCTCCATTGCCAGCTGCCGTCCGTCGGTCAACATAGCGTGTGTTGATAATCAACGTCTGGACAGTAACGTAACACCTAGTGGAACGTCAGTAACGTAGCACCTAGTGTTCCGTCAGTAACGTATCACCTAGTGGAACGTCAGTAACGTAGGGGTTGGTGTACCGTCAGTAACGTAGGGGTTGGTGTACCGTCAGTAACGTAGCGGCTGGGGTACCGTCAGTAACGTAGCGGCTGGTGTAACGTTAGCTGCTGGTAGCCAGGAGGGACGTCAGTATCCGCGCGCTACAATGCAGGTGGACAGGGCTCGCGCTGACAGTCATTCTGTTAGGATGTCAACATCTGGAAAGGCGTTGTGGTGATCCTAAGAAATGATGAGGTAGCCGACCACCAACAGACGTCACACGACAGGCCCGTATGTGCACCTTGTATCCTTACTACCAATCACGCGCCATAGTGTCCCATAGTGCTACCTGAGTTGCATTAAGTATGTTTCCTTGTTATATTTGCCATGGTCTTAAGAAATGGAGGCCCGAAAGGctacatttaaatgaagatCTAAGACCGCATCATCAGATGAAACtattttaatgtgaaatacttGTATTCGGTTAGTACGTGTGGATATCATAGGTACGGTGCCTTTTTCGCCCACCTtcataaataaaagtatttggACGTTTGTTTGTTGCAGGGCTGTATTGTCCACGTTAGCCTTAGCAAGGAGCTCATAATTGACTGCATACCATCATACGTGTAGAATAGAATAAAGTACAAATGAGCAACACGAAACTAAGCAAGCTATAGCTCACATAGTGCATAGTTCTTTGTTAGTGCTCAGACTAAGGAAACAGCACCGTAATGGAGGAAGGGTTACAAATACACAAAGATGTAAACTTAGTAACCCATGCAGGATTAAGTATGAAGTGTCCCACTGTATCATTCTGaggatgaatgtttttttgaccTATTTTCAGGAGGAGGAATTCAACTGGCTGCTGAAAGAAGAAGTGCATTCTGTTTTAAAGCAGCTCCAGGACGTCCTCAAGGTAAAGGTCAAGCTTTCATGTAAACACTGTGGCAACGGCTGGGAGAAGTGGTTGAGATCACATCCGCAGCATTAAAGGGCCATTCCAGCAATTCCAGCTACACATGTACTATTTCGTCTGTAAAAACGGACTGTACTTgcaaatacatgtatatatctTTTCTAGTTGTAACTCGATTTTAGACCACAAATCGAACTGTACATCTGAAATGATGCATCTATAAGGACAGAGACTCTGAGGCTGTGACTTCACAACACTGTGATTAAGATTAATTTCTAACTGTACGTTTTCTCTGCCATCAACAGGAGGCTTCTAGACGTTTCTCCATGCCAACGCCAGGCCTTGAGAGTCAGCAAAAACAGGAAAACTTTATCCTCGGCAGCTCAACGTAAGCCTCTGTCCATTTCTATCATGGTGTACAGTCAATATGGACATAATATGTGTAATACAATGGTAAGTGTATAAATAGGTCCTGTGTCTTATTCCTGTGAAGGGAGTGGGAATTATGCTCTAAATAGTGCATAGTTGTAATGTTCAGATCAGTGCTCTGTCTCACCTGCTGTAAAGCCTCCCCTTgccttttgttaaaaataaaatgtgatgtgTTGTTCTGCAGCATGGATCAAGTGAAGGGAGTGCTGACTCTGCAGGGAGAGGCTCTGACTCAGGCCGTGAGTTTGAGCTATTCTCATTGAGTTGGTTTTCCCTCAATGTGAAAGTGATGTgtaatgttttgcttttcttaaCAGGACATAAACCTGAAGGTTGCAAAGAGTAGCCAAGTGTTGCATTTTCAGTTCAGAGACGACAAGCTGTGGAAACTGCAGCAGGTACAGTATGTTCAGTTTGAGGTTTGGTTCCAGTCTGATTTGTTTCCTCTTTCAGGGAGCTCCTCCACTTGTGTCCACTACAATGGACATTTTGACTGAGATATTGAATCTCATTGTCTCATTCAGTCAGTGCTTGTCCTCACCACCTCACCTCACCGAGTCTAAAGCGACCCACAAAGTTGGCTCCAAGAAGATTCTAACATTAACGTCTCCCGGGGTGTGTCCTCTGTGTGCAACCCAACGTGACTGGCTGCACTGATGCTGCTGCTTGTTGAAACTCACAAAGCAAATGAGTTCTCAGCTGTCACAACACAGATATGTGTTCACAAGTTAACTGACTTCACCTAAATCTCAAATGTAGTTTTGATTGTTGTAAATAGGTTAATGGAATGTAGCCATGCTTtttagataaagaaaaaaaacaatagtatTTCTTGGAGGTAAAGCACAAGTTTCAAAACTATTTCAAGATGGTTGAGGTTTGACATTGACCTCTCCAGGTTGAGGTTAGATCAGGGGGTTCAATCCGTTTTTTCCTGAGGGCCACATACAGAAAACTATAAGAAGGTAAATTACGTTTGATAATTGAACATTCTCTCATTGAGCCACAGATTGGTTCTTCATTGTCCCGAATGAAGGGGAAGAGAAGATGAGAAATAGGGAATGTGTATCAAGcttattattcaaataaattattGGGATTGTTCACACAACTAAGGTTTGTTAAAAAATTGCTTTAgtttaaaaaacttttattgATTGAGTATATTAAGTCTTTGGGCTTATTGACAAATGAAAACTGAGTGTATATTTTGAACTCCCCTGTAATGGGAGAATGTTGCGCTCAGTGGGAGCAGCGATTGGTCGCTTTGGTCAGGAGGAAGTTCGGTGGTTGAGACGTGAAGGACGTCACGGAGATGCGTTCATGTGCGCATACAGCTGTGGTACCAGCTGCTCTTTGCCTGTAGTCTCTTGTTGAGGTGATCAGCGAGATCAACTAAAAAATATTGTGGATATTTGATCTCAGGGAATAAACGCGCTGCAGCACGGAGCCGCGACTCTCAGAACGTAGAGTCGGTCCCGCATGCAGCATCGACATCAGAGAGGAACGCTTGAAGTTCTCTGTGGTAAAGCCCTCGTCCTTTTAAGAAGTGCAATACAGGGGCCAATTAAAAACCGATGGCGGGCCGTAGTTTGGAAGCCCCTAGATTAGATGTTGACCTCTACAGTCGAGGTTAGACGTTGACTTCTAACGTTGAGGTTAAGGAATTCAGAGTTTGTAATGATTTGTCCCGGTTGTATACAGATGTAGTAAATCAACCAACGCGTGGCTTGATAGATGCAGTGAATCCTGCCAACAAGTTTTGGAGATAAGCCACTCCCCTTCTCCATTGTGGATTAAGGAATGTGGCGAATAACCGTAAATGGTCCCAGGTGAAACATGACCAGACTGGCTTTGTTGTTGGGCTGGACTTACCATAATACTGTGTGAACTTATTTGGCTTTCAATATAAAATGTTCCTGACATTTCCACATCTTTGCTTCTGTTCATCCATCAGATTCAGGATGCCAGGAACCATGTGAACCAGGCCCTCCAGCTGCTTGGGAGCCACGATGAGAGCTACCACTTCAAGACAGGGGCTGAGGTTAATAAGGTCTGTCCCCTGTGTTCCCATGGCAACCGTACCCGGATCCTACCAGAACAGGCTGTTACTTTGTTGATGACTGTAGTCTCATGTCTCTGTTACTGCTGGAACAGCTCATGGACGCAGTGATGCTCCAGCTGACGAGAGCACGGAACCGCCTCACCACCCCGGCCTCCATGACGCTGCCTGAGCTGGCCACCAGTGGTCTGATGGTAGAGGACGCacgtgcacgcgcacgcacacacagacgatAGTCACTAGATCAAGGGTGTACCCCTGGGAGTACGTGAAGGCACTGCAGCATCCCTGGCTGAATTATGGTCTGCAGTCTTAAACTGATGGTCCATAGGTTTTTAATTGTAAGTAAAACACTGTAAGAACTAaggaaaaatgaggaaaaataaatatgaacactGATTAGCAGCTtatacagaaaagaaaaaacctaaaacaatattttgcaAATTTGAACAGATACTAACCTTGTGCCCCTGTCAACCAGGTGCTAAATTAGTGTTTCAGTGTTTTATAAGTTTTTCCGTGCTTTTAGCGTTTTTTAGATTTACTCCGGATAGCGCTTTTACTTTCACGACCTTTGAAATATTCAAcaagtttaaattcataaacaGAATTTCTTATGTTTAGTTTAGTATTCAAATTCCTTATCTGACAAGTCTCCCCCATACTAACCTGCCAGAGGCCTTTTCTGAAGCTCTCTGTCAGCTCCATATTCCTCTGGtgagctttgtgtgtgtctccttcaCCTGCAGAAAATGTTCACTCCTCCCATGCCTGGGGATGTGATGGTGAACTTCTACATCAACTTAAGCAAACTGTGCCTGACCGTCTACCAGCTCCATGTGCTGCCTGCCAACACCATGAAGGTCAGACCTTGTGGCCCTGCTGCTCTTTGTGAGGCCCcgccatgtgacatgtgacccaTGTTTCCCTGTTTTGTCTAGAACTTCAAGCCAGCTGGAAGCTCAGTGCTGCACAACCCAGGAGCAATGTTGTAAGTCCTTCCTTTCTTTTGGCTTGATACATAAACAGTGTAGAGTTACTTTCTAAACCAATCTTGCGTTAAAGTGACACCGATGCACCATTTCAGTTCGTAACCCAAAGAAGGCCAATGTTTGAGTTGATCTGTTCTGGTGACAAACATTCTCTGCAGCCTCTTTGCTCAAGTTCCTTCCTGGTGCCTCAGCTCAACTGACACACCGTATACCGAAATCTCTTCCCTTTGACACGAGACCCGCCCAGCACTCCTAGTGTCAGCAAATGCATCCAACTAATGAATTAGGTCCAACAATCGATGAATAGTTGATGGACAGAGAAAGATCATTAGTGATACTACATTACTGATCATTCTTGGATGTCACAGCTCTGTATCTCTGCCTATCATCCACAGTGAGCTCAACAACAACCACTTCGAGGTGAGCCACGTTCACAAGGTGGAGTGTGTGGTGCCCTGGCTCAACGACACGCTGGTGTTCTTCACCATCTCCCTGCAGCTGTGTCAGCAGCTCAAGGACAAGGTGGGTGTCATCCTCCCCCTTGACCAATCTTAAAGTGGTCCGCCTTCTTAAAGCTGCACATCCATATCCACAGCGGCAGATCATGACTTTCCTACCTCAAGAGCAGGCCTATAGCTTCCTCTTCTATTAAACATGCAACTAagttagattacaagttactttattagttacattcagcagctgccgacaaccccccccccccccccccccccccgtctcaacataaaaatgacaactggttATCCCAACACTCACTTTATCTAGTCGAATCGGGGGGTTGCTGTGCTGCTGACCATGTGACTGGCTAACGTACGGCTGACGGGTTGTTGTCACCCGCACTCTGCTAGCGGGGCGGATGTTTGTCCGCTGGTACGCATGTGCATATACGGACATATGCACACACGTGAAAAAAGCGCATCTCTCACTCCTTGTGGCTTTGACCAGGTATTTATCATGTATATGCAGAAGGCTGGCTAAGCTCCCCTGTGTCCTCCCCTCCATGCAGATATCAGTGTTCTCCAGTTTCTGGAACTACAGACCTTTCTgatccacttcctgtcctcctccagAGTGCAAAGGACGTCCTGGGAAGATCCTCATTACTTTTACACATGTATTTCTCCCGCTGTTACTCAGTCTCAAGTGTTGCATGGTTAGCTGAAGGAGCCAATCAAAcccccattgtgtgtgtgtgtgtgtgtgcgcgagcgTGTGTGTGCCGACTTGAACTCCTCCATGAATAATTTTGTTCTAAGAATGCATTGTGTGATTATTTGTTGCATTGCTGACTGAGATTTGTTCTGTGTTACTGTGTGGAGCACAGTAACACAGCTCGTAGGATACATACAAGTAAACACCGGAGGAGGGTTCAAGGCTCCACTACGGAGGCTCAAGTACTGACTCTTtagaaaatgcacacacaccttttaGGAGCCATCATTTATTATGTGCATGTACTACATCCAGCAGTACTAGAGAAGCAGGCCCACCCCCCTCTCATCTCAGGTAGGTGAGGGAAGAGAAGATGAACCTTTTGTGAATTCACTGTGAAACCTCAAATCCATCCTGATTGGTTTAGAGATGCTTCTCAAAGGGCCGGTGTAGAGGGGAGGGAGGCCGGCCCCTCggctctctcctcccttccctcaTGTGTAGGACAGCCCTGTCTAGTTGggaagagcagcagctggatgTGTAGATTTGAAGGACTCCTTGTAAGCGTTTAGAAACAGGACTGTGGGTTTCAGGTGGTCTTACACTGCTGAACTCCTAGTCTGCATATCGTATTTTTCCAATCGACCCTCTGAAGTCCTTGAGGGGGCACTTGGCTGTGTGCTAGCACTCTGAGCGTTGTCTGTCCCACCTGTAATCCATCATCTAGGTTAAATCAAGACGATGGATTACAGGTGGGACACTAGTACCTCTGAGATGAGCTGAAGGGGCATTAGTGTGCGCGTTGGAGCTGtggtttttattcatatattacaGTAAACATTCCCTGTTTGTTACGGCTTGGTTCTGACCAAATGATAAGATAGTTACCACGTCGACTTATGTTTGTCTGCTCAATCTTTCTATTTATTTGACACGTTTTGCACATGTTGTTAAAACACTAATCCAATCCTGAACAAATTACTTCATTCCACTAAGTGTTAATCTATTGTGAAGAGCTGCCTCTTATATTGtgctgcatatatatatatatattataaaaattaCTGTGTATGGATGTGTAAAATGATCTGATACTTgtgcaataaaaacattgtaaacaatAAATTGTTGGACCTTTTCTGCATTGAAGCAACAATCAAAGATGTGTCATtacatgtttattattaatgCATTACTAATTTAAATATGAACAAACAAACTGGGAGGAAGTGACATTCACATCCACAGAGTGTTTCCATCTCCCATGTGGTATCCTAGCAACACAGCAGTGATGGTAAAAAAGATCACATGTTCATGAGCAACAATAGAGGTGACATCAAATCAAAGTGTGTTCTCAGGAGAAAGACTAGACCAGGGGTGTCTAACTCCTTTTAGGGTAGGGGCCACACAATGCCCACCTCAatctcaagtgggccagaccaGTAAAACCCTAAACAGTGGTCCGGGTGACGGGGGCGGGGTTAGAGGGACAGTCCCAGCTCCATCGGGGCGGTCAGGGCTCCAGAGCCAGGTTCTCTATGCCCACCTTCCATCTGCGAGGCTGGGGAGGAAGCACACAGCTCTgtcagtaccccccccccacctttgttCTACTACCACAGCATCTCTTTCCACCTCTCCTCAACACAGGCGGAAGGAGAAGGACCCGGATGAGCCGAGTCACAATGTCTACGTCCTACAGAGATTCCTCCTTTAAGTCCcctcttcagactacaccttgactaaaacactaacaaactgtagcacttaaattgtacttataatggcacttataaTACTtataatagtgtgtgtgtgtgtgtgtgtgtgtgtgtgtgtgtgtgtgtgtgtgtgtacacacacctTCTcgtcgctgcagcagcagcagcagcatctgatAAGGACCAGGATGACCAGCAGTAGAACCATTgctatgaacacacacacacacacttcatcagtGCTTGTGTCTGTCAGCTGGACCATCAGATCCAGTTCACTCCGCAGTGAAAGCCACATTCACAAAGCACACTTTGTTTACACTCTTAAATGAAGTAAGTTCAGCATGCTGGGTTCCTGTACAGTTCCTGACACATGGGACTGCTGTGGTCTCATCTTGTTGCTCCTTGAATTACCAACAGGGGTTGAAATGTAAACTTTCCATCACTTATTTTCACTAAAAATACAGTGGCACTGTTTTCTAGAAGTCATAAACACATCTTACGCTGCTTTCTTTCCCCTTTACTCACCaacaaagatgaagaaaacagcAAAAGAGATGACGTCCCAGTCCGACTGGAAGAGGTGCTGTCTGGAAAGCTTGTGGCTGAGCTgatcctccagctcctgctgcagGTCTTTGTGCTCCATCGCTCTGAGGACAACACGCTGGGTTCAGTCTCACCCAACGGGAGATTACACCATTCTGTGTGATTAAGAGAAGCTCCTAGCCTTACACGCCTGATACGTTGGCATTCATGCTTAGCATTAGCTGCGGAGCAGTCCAATCAAAGGAGGCAACGTTACACCCAGAGCAGTGTTGACACTCGTAGTTCTGTGTCAGGTCTGTCAGCCTTTACAGCACCATTAGAATACACTGTGAACTACCAGTACACACCAGTACATCAATGCACTACGGGCTGTGATCACTAGGAGGAATCACAAGACATTAGGCACAAGTTATGTTTCAATACTTTATTCTCCTGGAGACTAAACTAATTCTGATTCGCAGTCCAAGCCTTCAAAAGGTCCTGCTGAGTTAAACCGAGTTTAAACGCTTTAAAAGGTTCCTTACCTGTAGACGGAATCACTCCTTTCCCTCTTTCCGGGTCCAAAGGTCTACCTCACTCACCTGCCAGTCACGTGCACAGACAGCCTCTCAGTGGGTTTCCTCCTCACACAATGACGCACAATTACTGGAACAGCCACAGAGGTTTCACAGTCcaaccttcctcttcctcttcacaggGCGGGAGACGTCATTTAAACTGGGCCGAACAACACCTTCGAACGGTTACAtcctcgtaccttattgcttaaatacgATAACAGCATTTTGTTCTTCATAATTGTTCAGCTACCGAAGCCATATTCAGCTCCTTCtgcttgaattaatataaatcaaAATTCATACTATTTGTGTATATTGCTTCTCAATGAAGTTTTTTAAATCCTCTTAAACTGCTTCAACTCTTAAATTCTTGTATTTTCATCCTGGGTCTCTGACCATTCACCTATTTTTCGATCAGACGTTTAATTTAGTGTCTAAGGGGAACTTTAACGTGTGCATAGTTAAATATCTGTTATTCACTCTGCCCTTTGATCGGCTTGTTGACGGTCCCAGAAGTGCCATCACCGTGGCAACCGCACAGACACAAGTTGCACTCAGTCTCCatacccctcccccctcacacagCTCATTGGTATTAGCTAATTAGTGGAGTCTGACCAACCTTGAACCCTGAACAAACAATCCCCATGCCCCCCTAAAGCAAACCCTCACCTGGTCAGTGATGTGAGGGCTTTGTGTCAGTAAGACCAGACAGCTCTTAGCTGCCGCATCATGTCACCATGCAGGGCCGGCCCTATAGGAGGAGGGCGCCCTCTAGGTGTGCCCGTAAGCATAcatcgaagaggaggaggaggaggaggaggaggagaggaaggcctTTCATAGAGGTATGTATGtcagacaagtcatttcatgtcacacagaggatgctttagattaacactaTCCTTTACATAGCTAGTGCTGGCCAAAGTGCTTTAAGccttaaggagccttccagctagcacAGTGATTCACAttctaatcactaatcaaaatacaccAGCACTTGAATCACTGTGCCACGTtcattttactcaaatgactGATTACTTTTAAGAAAGTACCACATGGGTTTTAGGATCACTGATCAGCTGTTTTATATTAACAAGGTGTCAAACATCCGGCCCACCGGatgagtgtgaaaatgaatatactaatatctcaaagaaccgtgtaaaaaacacacagaaccaTCCAATAGATAAAATAGTTCTGAAGAAGGTGACAGTTATTTGTAGAACCACTATCACGGTTTGggcttttttcctgttttattttgtagtttcatgtctcttgttcctgtggttagcttcacttcctgccttcccctgtgattgtctgcagtgtctgattgtttccgcctgtgtccaatcacctgcacctcccttgtgtattttcattttcatttgtaaatttgtaaatCATGCTTTATTACCTGTGCTAAGCGCTATATTGTGTTTATGACATTGTATTAagattagggctgcaacaacgaatcgattaaatctattaaaatcgattattaaaagcgttggcaacgaatttcattatcgattcgttgtgtcgcgcgactattatgtttgagtattaaaagaaagttgcgcgcgccgcgcaaagctgagaaaaaaaaagttgcgcgcgccgcgcaaagctgagaaaaaaagagttgagcgctcgcgcagcagaacagagaagaaaaaaagctccgcccagcagagcgttgctaagaaaaataaataaagagcagagctgaggtagaggaaagaccatcggagagacccgtaatactgttctgaaacatgcggaggcagagaaaccaatgcgacctaaatcctcccaggtatttcacactgaaatggggggtgcgggtcctagcgggcaacggggtgGGGTgcggtgctgcggttttctttgcagcgccagtctgaTCTTTTTCCGTTATAATCGCCGACACACATTTTTGACTCCAAATAAGATTAATTTGCAGCATTATGAGCCACTTGGAAACAAGAACATTGGCAGAAACAATCATGCAGGATTCTTGTCAAAGAAGTAGTGAATATGATGGGATGCTTGTTATATAGTTTGTGCCACTAAAGGGAAAGAGGGATTTTGTGAATGTGGCGAAGGAACGGGGCGGCCCAGTCGCAGCCGACGTGACCTATGTGGTCGACCAAGGCGTCATTATGAGGATGCAGCCGACAAATTGAGACATAGCTGGGGATTGGGCCCCATTCGtctcttctccccctctctccaccaCCAAATCTcactattttcaaaataaaggcaccTTGAAGGGAATTCAAACATTAATACTTGAGAGGGGGGCATTTAATAACCTCTTTGTTTGTATGCCAAGCATTTTTATACTGTCACTTcactccctctcttcccctctcttcctcaCCCAATTCCTTCAtttcaaaattaaagcctcaATGATCCTCCGTACCTTAACATGAAGCTCAATGAATGACACAGTTTTGTTGAACTACGTATTGCTCTATACTACAACTATTGCTAATATTACAACTACCAtagccattttattttacatttattttagcttttgtcatttttgtttttaaatatatttttttaattcctttcatctcagcattccaacgcatcttctgcagaaaatgcattttcttgtttctgtcACTATACAAGTTGGGACGATTTGATTGGCTCGGCAAGCCTAACAACACGGGGACGTTCTTTGACCGACAGCTTTCACGACCAATCAGCCGTCGTcacattttattcttttgccTACGTGGTGGCAGGAAGAGAACTTCCCCCGTACTTCCGGGACAGACTTGTTGGCATATCTGTGGTTGTTTACGAGGCGCGATGGCCGAAGACCCTGCACTGACTCTCCGCGTGTCAGACATCAAGGACCCGGAGGTTCTGTTCGAGCGCTACAACACCGCGGAGATCCGTCGGGTCGAACGCAAAGTCCGCGGCGAGATCgagcagaagaaggaggagctgaggcAGATGGTTGGGGAGCGGTACCGGGACCTGATCGATGCCGCCGACACCATCGGAGAGATGAGGCAGTGCTCGGAGAGCGTGGTCCAGTCCATCCAGGACATGCACCAGTACTGCCACCAGCTGAAACAGGGCCGAGCCGGCACCAGCAACTGCAGGCAGGAGGTGAGCCCTgcgtgcccccctccccaacgGCTCCACTGCCCCCAGTGAATTACCTGATGACAGCAACACATCCCCTGTGGGGTGTGATTACACACATGGGGATCCTTGCATTGGATCCTTTTGCAATGTGTGTCATATCcccaacataaatatatataatggagGATTAAGATGGTCCCTGACTATGTGACCACTCACAGTAGAGTACTTCTTGTGTTTGTACACACGTTCTCCAAAGTGTAatctgctgcatgtgtgtgtcatcctgCCGTAGGGCCAGACACAGTGGCAGGAGAAGTTCTACACCATGGCCTCCCAGATCAAGCTCCTCTTGGAGATCCCAGAGCGCATCTGGAGCGCCATGGAGGCGTCCCAGTACCTCCAGGCCACCCAGCTCTACCTGCTTTGTTGCCACCTGCACAGTCTGCTGCAGCTGGGGGGCGCTACAGGGGGCCATTACAGCCCCGTCCTGGTCCGCTTCCCAATTTTGGTCCGACAGGTAGCCACCACGGGGCACTTCAGGTACTGGGTGTTTTGGTTTACAGAATCAAGTAGTCAAGGACCACCCAGTCCCAGTTCAGTCACtcgtctgtcctcctgcaggtccACCATTCTCCTGGAGAGCAGGTCTCTGCTGCAGGGCCGCGCCGTGTCCGACCAGGCCATTGCTGAGGCCCTGGTGTCCACCATGCTGCTGGAGGACAGCTCACCACGCCAGGCCCTGGCTGACTTCCTGCTGGCTCGGAAAGCCTCCATCCATCAGCTGCTCAACCAGCCACAACATGGTATTCTTCAACCTTTGCCAAGTGTACCACAACACATTCACAT
This window encodes:
- the rogdi gene encoding protein rogdi homolog; translated protein: MLNPQRSLSELPKMSAASQVERAVLEEEFNWLLKEEVHSVLKQLQDVLKEASRRFSMPTPGLESQQKQENFILGSSTMDQVKGVLTLQGEALTQADINLKVAKSSQVLHFQFRDDKLWKLQQIQDARNHVNQALQLLGSHDESYHFKTGAEVNKLMDAVMLQLTRARNRLTTPASMTLPELATSGLMKMFTPPMPGDVMVNFYINLSKLCLTVYQLHVLPANTMKNFKPAGSSVLHNPGAMFELNNNHFEVSHVHKVECVVPWLNDTLVFFTISLQLCQQLKDKISVFSSFWNYRPF
- the smim22 gene encoding small integral membrane protein 22 isoform X2, translated to MEHKDLQQELEDQLSHKLSRQHLFQSDWDVISFAVFFIFVAMVLLLVILVLIRCCCCCCSDEKPRRWKVGIENLALEP
- the smim22 gene encoding small integral membrane protein 22 isoform X1; the protein is MLSMNANVSGVAMEHKDLQQELEDQLSHKLSRQHLFQSDWDVISFAVFFIFVAMVLLLVILVLIRCCCCCCSDEKPRRWKVGIENLALEP